Genomic window (Nomia melanderi isolate GNS246 chromosome 14, iyNomMela1, whole genome shotgun sequence):
GAACAAGGGCCGGTTGCCGCGGGATGGAAACATGGCCGCGATCGCGGAGGACGGTACACAGTTCGGTGACGATCGAAAATCAAAAGGCGCGCGACACGTATATAAATCGGTGTATATGCATATATTTTCCCCTTTGATCGTTACAGAGGGATTTGCATATTCGCCGAACTATCGGCCACTTCGGAATTGATATATTCAAACGCAACCGACACGCGTCGAATATGCAACACGCCCGGTTCGAAAATGGACGCGTCGTCGCCAGTCGCCGGTGCCCGGGGCCCGCCGTtccccgacaaaatggccgcgcgcgcggacgcCGGGACCCGGCCGTTCGTTGTTACGCGCGGCAGGGACTCGAATCGGCTCGGCCCAATTACGTATGCCGATGCGAAAGATTATCGGGTCGGTATTTCGCGGCCTTAATTGCGAGCAGCGTCGGCGGATAATTGATGAAGTAACGCGATTACCCGTATGGTCGGATAATTCGGTGGATTGTTAGGAAAGCGGCCATCGTCGAGCGTTGATAATCGATCGCCGGTGCACAATCGGTTCGTTTCATCGTGCGCGCGGAACAGCGCGCGGTAACGACGCGCGAACGAACCAATCTCCCTCTCGTCGCGACCGGGTCTCCGCCACTCCATATTCGTTCGAATATGTTCCCAAGTTACGCTTCAAATCGACCGTAGCTCGCAATCAAGTTTGCCCGCCGCGCTCTGCTACCCGATTTACCGCCTGCCTTCCATCCCTCGGAAAACAAAAGGAACAAGGGATGGTATTTTCcttaattccctttggcttccTCGACTTCTTTTTGGTCTCGACCGATTTCTTTTCTATCATCCTCGAAAATGATCTTCGATGAGATAAATGAACGCCGAATATTTCTGGAATATATGTTTGATTGTTTGTGGTAGAACAAAGTGATGAAGCGATGCTTTCCCATTTTGTGTTTCGTACGCTTTACGACGATTTTGTTGTTTTTGGTTTGAAAACAGTTGGTTTTATTGGAAGTTCCGTTGGTACTGTGAACGTGACTCATAGAGTCATCTCTCGGCCACCGCCTAGAGCCGCTGCTCTCAATCGATAGCTCTAACCGCACGGATACGATGAAAGCGAGGAATCGGCGCTGCAAAACCGGTGAACAGTTCCTCGAAGAAAACAATCCACCCACGGTCACGCCCACCCTTCGCATTCCAGCTGATTTGTTCCAGACCAGCCGACAAGTTGTCGGCGAAACTAGCTCACCGATGGAGCATCGCAGGTTTCCCTGTTATCTATGTAAGATAACACCCTCGCAGTGGAAACTCGATGAATCTCAATACTTTATAATATCGATCAACTATTTTTACATCTTTCATCCTTGCTTTGCAAAttcattaatacaaatttttatctgATTAGCCAACAATTCTGATCTCTCTTCGATGTGATGTTCGTACAGAAAAAGAATGACAAATGTCGGGTTTTCAATTAAACGAGCTACAAAATGAAAGGGAAGATTCAGGACTGCCGAGGAAATGGTATTCTAAGTAGCTGAATAATCGGTGAAACAGTAATTAAATCGACTCGTATGTATTTCTCCTTTTTCAACAATCAAGTTCGTCAGTTCTCAGTCCCGAATTCGAGAGGACGCGACAATTTCTCCAGGACCAAGAATGGAATACTTTTTTCAGCTAAATTCTTCGTTCCGGGTAGCTCCGAAGGCATTTGAATCTTCTCCACGGTGTTCCCCTCTCCCGGAAAGCCGGGTGGTTCGCGAAGAATCAGCTTTGAAAGCGGCAACACCTTCTCGTTTAAATTCTCCGAGCCAGGAAGCTGCGGTGAGACCATCCCCGGTGATATATCGGGACTCCAAGGTGTTTCCGGGACTGCCAGAACCTCGCAGATCCCGAGTAATAACACTATGATCTATAATAATTCCGAAATTCCGGTATCCCTTCCAATTTTACGCCGTAAGCAGTACATTCATTCTTGATCGTAGCCACTTGGAACatagttaacactagacttacggaacgcgtcaatttgacgtaaactgaattttttaaacattattcagtagcagtttaaattgatttcaattGTGTATTTGAATATACATTATAATGATCTAGTTTttaagctacaattttcgcgatctatTTAAATGAATGCGTACTTTTTCTAGGgccaatagaataaagtgtagaataaacgtccataaatctaaagttaacattaggtttaccgaTTGCGTTAATTTGACGCATATCGAGTTTTTGGAGCATAATTTAGTAAATGtgtacgtcgattttgatcgatgcagttATACGAATATAGATACCAAGTGTGTATTTTTAACCCTCCagtttccaagatctaaatggatCGATTCTTCTAGGAACAATCTAGTTAACAATCTATTTCCTTTATCGAAGGATCAACAAGAAATCAATCATAGAAGATGTTTCGCTACGAATAGTTCGCCAAAAGGAGAAACTACGTTCGTTCCAAAGGCAGGCCATAGATATAGGAAGAACAATACAGAAATAGACATCCTTTTCTAAATTCTATATCTACATGAGCTATCGATTACTGCGAATGTCGGCCTTTCTAGCCTTTCAACTAAGTCTATTTTCAAGCATGATGCAAATGtctataagaaaaatattcaagccTCTATATATCCCCGTTATCATACAGTAGTTTCAGCTGTTACTCTACAGACAACGTGCCACGATCTACATCGCCATTCCCACcgattaaaaactgaaaataaagcGCATCTATTCGAATCCCCCAAGAAACCAATGAAACTCAATTCCCTTCCAGAATCTTtctcaattattaacccttagcactccagacgattttgtaatctatcagcaactccAATTTCTACAATACTagcgaaaattaaaaataccatAACATTTCTCGGCTCTTTTATgttccttcttagcacaaaatttggatgcatggaaaatctaataaccTTAGAGTACTTGAGATCCgttgaaacatttaatattataactacatTACTGTatcctacagagtgcaaagtgTCAATTCCCACCGAAACAAACCAACCAACGACAATAACAGAAACACAAGACCTCAACAAACAAATCGATAACCAACAATCCCCAAGTGAAGCCTCCAACGTATCGTTCCCGAAGTTCTATCCCTTACCTTGATCATGTTCGCTCCAGCAGTCCGCGATCGACTGATTCCCGATCCCAGGACCCAGCTTCGCTTTTATACGGCTCGCGACGAATCAGAAAACTCGTCCCATAACCGCTACGCCTCGCCGATTCGTGGAAGCTACATATTCGTCGCCCGGGGCCAGCCCGGATTGTCATCGGATCGTTTCCCGGATGGATCGCGAGCCTCCCCGTGAAATCCCGTGAACGATCCGTCGATCCGTCACGCGGAAGATCGGCGCCGGATAGTTGCGAAGAAATGCAAATATGCCGggcaaaatgtaaatattatcataaCGAGGAGGAAACGTAACGTTTCCTAGATCCCCCGGACGTCCCGTGGCGAAGTCTATTTATCTAGGAgcgaccggcgcggcgcagcggctcgatttttccttgaaattcCATGGGGGAAACCGGCGGGAGGGTCGCGGGGAAAATATCACCGGTGATATCGTGTCGAAATCGAGGCCCACGCGTTTCCTTTTCAGCGTTTCGCCATTTACGGCGGACGGACGCGCGTGTCACGGGCGAGAAACGCGACGATGACATCGGCGACCGCGTGGCAAGGCGTGCGGTCATCGGACAGGTGACGTCACTTAACCCTCTTCCACTCGATGACCCGCCTATTATAAGCGACCGGTCTACTCGACCGTCGTAAACTCTGACGGGTTACAGCGCGCCACTGACGTCACCCGTGTCTCGTGCACCTTGACTTTTCTCagcgtgtcgcgtcgcgtcgcgtcgcgcgtgaACACGATCCTACACCCCACTGGATCGTTCCCGGGGAGGATCTACGCGCGATCGGCGCCGCTCTCCCCGTGAGATCGTTTATTTGTGTGTTTTGCTTTCGGCGGAGAGCACGGATTACGTAGTTAGCGGATTTTTCTTTTACGCTGGCAAATAGATGGTGAAAACAACAGTTGAGGAATAAAATCGTATTTTATGTTGGAATTGTAACCGTTAGTGTAGGCATTCGGTTTTTTGGGATTGTTGCCTTAGGATTTGATGCTTAGAAAACCTCTCGgcgttttgtttctttaaatgcGATTTTATGGTATGTAACTGTGATGGACATTGTATGGACATTGATGGTTCATTGAATTGCAATTGAATTGATTATTGATAACCGATGCTTCTGAATTGCTCGTTTGTGATACCTTAGATGATTGATGTGGAATAAACATGTTTCATAAAGCGAGTTGGTGATAGGCTAACGCAAAGATCGTAACGCAATTAACAATCGTTTCTGCCTTCGCTTCGAGAGAATAAGTGTTAAGTAAAACGCTCGCGATTTccatggcagtgaacgcgtgacataattgtattatatgcGGGAAGGGTGTTTAACATCATTTGATGTGTTACGCAGAAAGAGAACGAGCAATAAAATGAACAGTATGTTTCACCGAAAGCGGTTCCAGCGAAAATAAATCCTTACCGGTGAACAACAGAAGAAATGGGCACGATTAGCCATCACCGGGTATCTGTTTTCTGTCCCAACCCTTTATGTCAAGAAGTTATTATTCTTACTTTCCACCGCTGCTTTTCTGCCGGTTATACCGAGACTGTTTGAACAACACATACGCCGTGtgtaaatatattcttcaattattgACGCTCGGATCCGCGGTACTTTGAATTATCGATTTCTTTTGATCGAGCCTGCAAACTTCTTTATTGTTCCGACGAGAACCGCTGGTCACCGTAGACGTACGTGTTCTGCGAAACCTAGTCATCCTTACAAgcggaataatatttcttttgacgTATTCTCGCATTCTCGAAATATACAAAGCCTACTTCAAAAGCTCCAGTACACTCTTCGCGTGCTGATGCTCAAAAGTAATCGTGCTTACGATACGCAAGCTCCTCATCGTGTAGTTTAACCGTGTTTCTCATTAACTCCTtaccgtacaatgacgagtgagactcgtgatgaagatttctagaccaatttaaCAACCATCAGGGTTATTCATTAcctacggatcaaagcaaaccactattttgctatttattatcttcaaatgaaatttccacttcaagtagaatgggaaatttcgttgcatttcttccaaattgtcgatagtaaaatgttacacgagcttattagcgaaagtaaatacgtcaaagtgttaaagagaaTCGAACTATTGAAAAGAATGAACAAACACAAACCAACTCCACCATTGAATATTACCATCGCTATTCCACGAATATTCGAACGTATCATCTTACACGTCATTCTTCCCAAAAATCAAATCCAAAAGTATAACGTTATGTATGCCACAATATTCCACGAAAAGATGATGATTCTAATGTATACAAATGTCAAGTATATCTTTACAACTACCCGCGGAGAGTTTCAACGAAGCtccaataaaagaaaaagcTGGAATCCAGCCGGAGGATGCCCGAATCTCATTTGAGCTCGACTTTCGCCGGTGCTCGTTAGTCGTCGCGGCCATTCGAGATAATTGCGAACGCCTCGCCGATTCGAACCGGCTGCGGCAACCGACCGTTCGATCGTCGACGACCGTTAGCGGTGTTCCAAACAATCCCGGTCGCGACCTTTCGATaacgatcgtttcgaatatcaGCGACGAGTCGTCGTCAGCGAAGCCAGCGGCCGCAGTTCCCCTGAGCGCGTGTCTTAAATTAGTCGTTGTTCGCCGACGTTTCGCGTGTTTCGACACCCGTCTCTACTCGCGGTGCGCGGCCGGTTCCAATCCTCGAAACAGAGAAACCCGAAAATACACGGTTTGACGTAGAACGGGAGTTTCAAAGTAAgtaagcaagcaagcaagcaaccAAGCAAGCAAAGATCGGCCTCACCATTTGTTGTTTCTCTTCGGATCCGtgcccctccccccccccccccccccccccgtgcGGTTTTCGGGACCTCGTTCCTCGCCCTGCCGACCCCCTCGCGTTTCTAGCCGCAGGAAATATCGGTCGCGCGGGGATCGTTTCGATCTAGATTACTCCGAACGACAGCGGGCGGTCCAGCTCTACGCAGTTTCGCTCTGACCGCTCGGAAAACAACGATCACGTTGTTCCTTCGGCGATGTACAAATAAACAAGCCGGCCCGATTGCTTTCCACTCGCTTCCTACATCAACCTGTTCGCCCGTGGCTCGACCTGTTCGAGGGATTCAATCGTCATTGTTTCTCGACGTTTCTTTCGCTCGTCCTCGCTCGATCAGTCTTTTCAATCGGCGTTTGGACGAAGATACCCCGCGGTAAgattaattattcgattaatcgaTGTAGAAAATTGTACCCGTTAGTTGACATTATAAAATCGATGCCTGATATTCGTATTCACACTAGAACGAACGCTTCGACTGATTTTTGAACATTTCTCTTTAGAAACTAGAAGCGTGTGTTTAACACATTgtctaattttcagaaaactgaattcatcaaatttcagattgttatgtaatagattttaaatagatgatcggttctaatgaaattagatatttgtttaaatgctgtggtaattaacgaagttacataactaagtgtctttatataaagagatttctcgttgccagtatgcaatgtgttgagattttaattgatttatatttcaatttggaTGTTATTGCGTCTCTACTAATTTCTCGAAGCATCTGAGTTCTTTTAGTAACTATAatgaaagaaatcaggaatggatcgtTTTAGTTCATCTGATAGTTCCAGTGGTAACAATGTAATGATTGGATTAGCAGTTGATTAACGGATGATATGAGCCACAAAAAGGTTCCTTTGAGGTCCGCGCTCTCGTTCTGCACAGCCGAAGGTATTCTCGACATGGACCAGATCCTGAGCATCGATCCGTGGAGCCAGATCGACGACTTCGTGCAACGTAACTTCATCCAAGATGTGCTGGACGAGTTTAAAGAACGCGTGACGCTCGAGCCGAGTCACGCGCCCAAAGGTAAGCGCGTTCGACGGGCATTACGATTTCGCGGATTTACATGATTACCCTCGGCAACAGACAGCGAGAGAACGCCAAAACATTTCCGGAAGACGGATCGCAGATCGCCCAATCAGCAATCGAGTCAAAAAAAGGCGACGGTGTCCAGTGATTCAGGGGCGAAAAATAAAGCAATGAAATCGGCGAgcgagaagaaaaaggaaaagaagcaaaatgaaaattcggagaagagagaaaagatgAAGGCCGATGATTCGAAGAAATCGTCGAGATGTCGGAAAAGTCTTGGCGACGCCTGCAACGTCAAATCGAGGGCGAGTTTGTCCGCGAAACGGTCGAAAAACGATGCTAAGGTTCGCAAAACGAGAAACGGGTGCTCGACGGAAGACAAGAGGCCGGAAAATATTGACGAATCGAATGAAACAACGGGGCAGACGTCGCTGGACTTCGACAGTCGCTTCTTGTGCGAAATGAGCACTCCTAAACGAGAATCTTCGCGAATCAGCGACCTCGCGAAGCCGGAGGAACTCGTTGGGACACTCGACACGTCGAAAGAGAACGAAAATTGCGGCGCGGCGATTGATAATCGGAACGCGTCGAAAGTTCTCGGGAAAACAGCGTTGAACCGCGACGAAGTCGGAGGCGAGGCGAAAGGACAGAAAGAGGATTCCAAATGCTTgggagagaaggagaaaaaacaagaagagaagaaagagaaatcgaGACGTTCGAAGGACTTCTCTTTCAAACaagaagagaagaaagagaaatcgaGACGTTCAAAGGACTTCTCCTTCAAACAAGAAGAGAAGAAAGATTCGAAGTGTTCGAAGAAAAAGGGGAACCACGACGAGAAGCAAGAAAATTCGAGATGTTCGAAGGAGGAGGAACACAATGCGAAGAAGGAAAAGCCGAAGTCCTGGAAAGAGGAGACGAAACGCGAAGAGAAGGCGACAgagaaaacggagaaaatcaaAAAGGAAGGAAAGTTGCAGCCGAAAGCGGGGTGCAAGGAGCCGAAACCCGCGGGACGGAAAGATAAATCCGCGCCGATCAGAGGTGAGAACGTCTATTTCCGTTTGCCAGTAACTACTTCTTCGAATCACGTCTGATTTGTTCGGTTCGACCCGCAGACGAGAAGAGGAAGGTCGGGAAATTTGAAAGACGGCTGATCGACGAAAAGAACAGGCGCGACGAGAGGAAAATACGCCGGCACGAGAGGAAGGCGAACCGAGCCATGGAGGAGTTCACTAGACAAGTAACGAAGGTCGCGAAAATAATGGGTCATTTGCCAGGTATTGCATCGAGCCAGTTGCGCTCAAGATACTCGGGGTGAATCCCTGTGAAGAAATAAGACGAAAACGTGAAACGAAACTTCCTCGCCGGAGATTTTTCTGCCTGGGATAATCGGTTTTTGAGAGTGCGCGTGAAACGAGtgcatgaaaaatataaactacCGAAAGTAAATACAGAGAGTTATGAATAGACACGTTAGCACGTTTTTATTCGATGGCACGCGTCCACGGGACAATCCACTGCGAAATTTTTCCTACGTGCTTCAGCGTTGTGTTCGGAAGAAGTAGAAATGGTAGGACATAGACAGACACGGTGGATGCTTATTCGATAGCACACACGACTGGTACACTTTCGaatgtgattattttagaaACAGTGTTGCGGGAGAACATTTTATTCCGGGTTTTCGTGTCATTTTTTCACGTCTTTCTAAATGCAACCTTAATTTTCGTTGAGTGCTGCGCGACGAGTTTATACGGTTTTCTTTTTCAGACGTTGATTCGAGCTGCAGCAGCGATGAAACTGATAGTTACTCGGACAGCTCGTGTTCCTGCAGTAGCTGCTATTACTCCTCTAATGACTATTCCTGTTCCTGTTCGGACAGCTACTGTAGCTGCAGCTTTTCTGATGATTCCTACGGATACTCGGAATACACGCTGGCTTCCTCCTCGGACTGCGATTAATCGAGCTGGAGAACTTCAATCGGATGggacatatttttatattgtacccGAGAGGAGAAATTCGTCACTCGtaatcaaatgaattttcgTATGATTGTTCTGTGTGTTTGTTTagtgatttgaaattttatatttaactatgGTATTTTAATCCTCTAGACCTCGATAAAGGTGATAAAAGTTCAAGGAGATTTTTATGTGCTTTGAGGTAAATTGAACtcttattgaaatgaaaatattcttataaagatCTGGGATCTACTTATGTTATGTATGAATTGCAGAaactatgaataaattattttttacccTTGGAAACTTTAGTAACTGAGTTCTGTTATTTCAATAAACAATTCGGTCGCGTGTCGCTTGCGAAGAATAGTAATTCTCCTAGGAAACTGtatcaaaattatttgacaATTGTTACATAAAAGCTCTAAAAACGTAGTTGTAACTGTTCGCAGTGGGATAAAGGGTAGCGCGATGGAGAaatcgaataaaaaagaaacggggCAATCGATCAGGTTGTTTCGCAGATTTCCCATCGCGAGcgttttctctatttatatcgCTGCGCCGATAGCATTGTCGTCGCACCAGTATGTACAATTCGTCCCTATGGACAACGTGTACTTGACACAcatcttaaaaatactttctggtacaaattaaattccatttggCCATTGTGCACGCGCTGCCCTCCGGCCATCTTCATCGATTCGATCGAACGTGCTGTTCCGACTTCGACAGCGTTGCACGCCGACTTTATCTCGCGTAACGAGAACGTAGAATAACCCTTGCGCGCGATACGAGATTACTTCTCACTAAAATGTATCCGATGCACGAGGTTCAAAGAATAACAAAGCGACGCGTTAGATATAAAAAGCGAATGAGAAGAAGGGAATTTATTGACGAAAGAGTAGAGCGAACGGTATAATAAAGGCGATGGTTGCGCGCAACAACGAAACCCGACGAGCGTAAGCATCGTAGCTAAACTAAACTCAAATGTAATTCGGTAAGCATAAAGgaggaaggagaaaaaaaacatGGGCCGAACGTGcgtaaaagaaacgaaaatgaatATCGCAGCATGGAATGATTATATTACACCCGGgagtgcgtgcgcgcgcgtcgACGGCGGGATACACCGTCGGTGGAAAATTTCCCGCCACTCAAAAATTGTTAACCCCTAAAAATAGCCGGGTGtatcattttcataaaacaGCAAGCCTCTATTTTTCTTCGCTTCTCCAGCCACGTTAGACAGCCCTTACAAACTAGACTCTCATAAACAGTTCCCTCGACGTCTCGCAGCTAATCCTCAGACTTCGAACCTTCTAAAGTTTCTGTTCAAACGATCCCGAAGTAATCGCGCGGTGCATCTTCGCCCACAAATTATacgaaccctttgcacttcatattttcactagaaacgttcaatattttccaataagaTATAgaagacattctttgaaatcaaCTAATAAGAGAATATGGAAAAATTAAGCAACAGCTATttgcattttaatatttcacatattaattatatgaacCCTTTGGACACTAtacgaaataaaattacacagttatatataatattaagcgtCATATAATGCACCAATACACGAAACACTGCCATAAAACAGCTTTGCCATGTACACTCATTAGTTAGTCTCAGAGAATATCATACATCTCATAAAAAAACGttgattatttctttataaccCTCCTACATCAAATCAACCGACAACACCTACCCCTCGACtacaagaattaaaaatttcaaacagaaaagAACAACAGAACCAAAGGAACTCCACGGATTCCACTAGAACATCGAGATTTTTGCTAAAGGCGCAAAGCGACCGGAAAGTTCCATACGTCGTTGCGCGTCGCAGGGCAAGGCGGCCGCCTCTCGtttgaaaaatcattaatttatctGGCGTCGAGATCCGGAGAGATCCGCGCGGCGAAAAACAATTTCCTTGGCTCGGTACCAAGGTGCCGTGCGGGTGTGCACGCTCGCTTCAGCCTATTATCGTGCTAGGTTCCGCGGAACGGTGAGACTTCGAGGCGTTTCCCGGCGCGGACGCGTCGCGCGGTTGTCCCTCGTTCGTTGAACCTCGCCGCGGCGACGGATCGTCTAATTATCGTCGCACGATCAAGGGGAGAAAATGATAATGTTCACGGAGCAGGCCGGCCGGGTGGGTGGCAATGAAAGGAACCAGGGAGGGAAGGAGAATTACGCGGGTGTTTGATCGTCGGCCGGCCGTACCCCTTTCCGATCCACGTCTGCGCGTCACGAGCCCGGTCTATAAAAGCGGCGCAGGGCGTCGCGACGGCTCCAGACGCGACCACGCCACGCGCACGCCGTTGAAAATGTGACATCGAGCGGCCCGAGCTTACGGTCTCTCGAGTTATCCCGTCACGGTGACGTTTATCCCCCGGATTCCCGTTCACGCGAGGACACGCCAGTGAGATATAACGCAGGGACCGACGCGACGGACGGTCCGATCGTCGTCCCGATCTAGTTTCCCCGACGTGCTGTGCGCCCCGTGATCCCCGCCGATCGTGTCCCCATACGTACGTGCGACCACTGCCGAGTGGCCCAGTGAGAATGTAATTGAATCGACGTATCATCGGTACGAACGATCAATCGCGAGAGCTTCGCCGATAGGACACGCAGTGAATCGTGCACTTTTCAACGTTCGTTCGTCCAGATCGCAGCTGGAAGTCGACTAGGATTTCTGAAATCAAGGTGAGTTCCGTGTTCGATCACCTAATATAGATATGACTCGAGCTACCCTCTATTGTCTAAGGTTCTAGCGAAATAGAGAAACGCTGGATCATTATAAGCTGGTAGGATAACAAGCGTTAGGGGATAGATGTCCGATGGTTAGAATGAT
Coding sequences:
- the LOC116426979 gene encoding uncharacterized protein LOC116426979, producing the protein MIKIIVLLLGICEVLAVPETPWSPDISPGMVSPQLPGSENLNEKVLPLSKLILREPPGFPGEGNTVEKIQMPSELPGTKNLAEKSIPFLVLEKLSRPLEFGTEN
- the LOC116426971 gene encoding uncharacterized protein LOC116426971 isoform X1 yields the protein MSHKKVPLRSALSFCTAEGILDMDQILSIDPWSQIDDFVQRNFIQDVLDEFKERVTLEPSHAPKDSERTPKHFRKTDRRSPNQQSSQKKATVSSDSGAKNKAMKSASEKKKEKKQNENSEKREKMKADDSKKSSRCRKSLGDACNVKSRASLSAKRSKNDAKVRKTRNGCSTEDKRPENIDESNETTGQTSLDFDSRFLCEMSTPKRESSRISDLAKPEELVGTLDTSKENENCGAAIDNRNASKVLGKTALNRDEVGGEAKGQKEDSKCLGEKEKKQEEKKEKSRRSKDFSFKQEEKKEKSRRSKDFSFKQEEKKDSKCSKKKGNHDEKQENSRCSKEEEHNAKKEKPKSWKEETKREEKATEKTEKIKKEGKLQPKAGCKEPKPAGRKDKSAPIRDEKRKVGKFERRLIDEKNRRDERKIRRHERKANRAMEEFTRQVTKVAKIMGHLPDVDSSCSSDETDSYSDSSCSCSSCYYSSNDYSCSCSDSYCSCSFSDDSYGYSEYTLASSSDCD
- the LOC116426971 gene encoding uncharacterized protein LOC116426971 isoform X2, with the translated sequence MDQILSIDPWSQIDDFVQRNFIQDVLDEFKERVTLEPSHAPKDSERTPKHFRKTDRRSPNQQSSQKKATVSSDSGAKNKAMKSASEKKKEKKQNENSEKREKMKADDSKKSSRCRKSLGDACNVKSRASLSAKRSKNDAKVRKTRNGCSTEDKRPENIDESNETTGQTSLDFDSRFLCEMSTPKRESSRISDLAKPEELVGTLDTSKENENCGAAIDNRNASKVLGKTALNRDEVGGEAKGQKEDSKCLGEKEKKQEEKKEKSRRSKDFSFKQEEKKEKSRRSKDFSFKQEEKKDSKCSKKKGNHDEKQENSRCSKEEEHNAKKEKPKSWKEETKREEKATEKTEKIKKEGKLQPKAGCKEPKPAGRKDKSAPIRDEKRKVGKFERRLIDEKNRRDERKIRRHERKANRAMEEFTRQVTKVAKIMGHLPDVDSSCSSDETDSYSDSSCSCSSCYYSSNDYSCSCSDSYCSCSFSDDSYGYSEYTLASSSDCD